DNA from Krasilnikovia cinnamomea:
ACAGCTGGCGCCAGTCGAGGATGCGCTCGCCGTCGGGCACGGCGGTGCGCAGCACCCGCGGGGTGGCCCCGGTGGCGATCAGCACGGTCGCGGCGTCGACCGCGTACGGTTGGCCGCCCGCGGGGGTGATGAGCACCTGGTGGGTGTGGCCGAGGGTGTCCTCGCCGAGCCGGGCCCGGCCGGTGACCACGTCCACCCCGGCCTTGATGAGCTTGGCCTGAATGTCGCCGGACTGGGCCAGGGCGAGGCTCTTGACCCGCTCGTTGACCGCCTTCGCGTCGACCGTGACGCCTTCCAGCCCGGCGGAGCGGACCCCGAACCGCTCGTTGTGCCGGTATCCGGTGACCACCTCGGAGCTGGCGATGAAGGTCTTCGACGGTACGCAGTCGGAGAGCACGCAGGCCCCACCGGCACCATCGGCCTCGACGAGCGTGACGTCCGCGTCGAGCTGGGCGGCGACCAGGGCGGCCTCGTAGCCACCGGGGCCCCCACCAATGATGACAATCCGGCTCACAGCACTCCAATCCTCGCAAAACTCACCCCGACGTGCCGTTACGCACCTTCGTATTCTCCCCTACCGGCGCAGCGGGCTATCGTCATCGCCGTGCGTCATTACGCCGCGTACGGCTCAAACCTCGACCCCGCCCGCATGCGGGCCTACTGCCCGCACTCGCCGATGGTCGGCGTGGGGTGGATAGAAGGCTGGCGCCTGACCTTCGCGGGTGAGGGGGACATGGGCTGGGAGGGCGCGGTCACCACGATTGTCGAGTCGCCCGGCGACCGGGTGTTCGTCGCCCTCTACGACGTGCACCAGTGGGACGCGGCGCAACTCGACGAGGTCGAGGGCGTCACCGCCGGGGCGTACCAGAAGGTCACCCTGCGGGTCTCGACGCTGGAGGGCGACGTCAGCGCCTGGGTGTACGTGTTCGCGGGCTACGAGGGCGGCATGCCGACCGCCTGGTACCTCTCCGAGATCGCCAACGCGGCCGAGAAGGCGGGCGCCCCCGACGACTACGTCGCCGACCTGCGCTCCCGCCCCACCCGCACCGCCTCTCCCGACGCCTGACGCAAACCCCTCACCGATCTTGAAGGGTTCGGGTCAGCTGCGAACCCGAACTCTTCACGCCGCGGCCACGGTGCGCTGGTAGACGTCGGCCTCGTACAGGGGGCGCATGCCGACGGCGTAGTAGAGCCGCGCGGCCTGGGTCGGGTTGGCCAGATCCACGCCCAGCCCTGCCTCGACGCGGCCCTTCGCGCCGTACACGGCGAAAGCGCGGCGCAGCAGCGCCGCACCCACCCCCCGCCGCCGGTACGGCCCGAGCACCGCGAGGTTCTTGACCCACCCGCCGTTGTCCTCGGCGCCCTGATCGGAGCTCTGCAACACCCCGGCCCACTGCCCGTCGACCTCGCCCACGAACCACTCGTCGTACGCGACGCTGCTCGCGGCCGTCACCTGGGCCCGCCAGGTCTCGTAATCGGTCGCCGGGTGGTCGGTGTCCCCGAACGCCTCCTCGATCGTCGCGTGGAACCGGCGCATCTCCGCGTCGTCGTCCGGGCGCACCGGACGCACCGTCACCCCGGCCGGTGGCTCCGGCACCACGCGCTCGGTGCCGTCCAGCGCGATGGTCATCCGGGCGTTCCGCTTGAGGAACGTGAAACCGGCGGCCTCCAGGGTCGCGACCCAGGCCTTCTCCGTCGCGATGGCGCCCGCGCGCACCGTCATCGGGTCGTACCCGAAGTCGCGGGCCCGCTCGGCGACCCGGCCCAGCATCAGCTCCAGCAACGGGCGCAGCGCGGGCTCACCGCGGTCCGGCCAGACGTACACCTCGACGAAGTCGCGCTCGCCGCCGGTGTTGTTGTGCGGGTACGCCCAGCCCACGAGCTGCCCGGCCGCGTCGAGCGCCACCCAGCAGTCGCGGGCCATGTCGGTGTGCGGGGCGGTCAGCGCCTCCCGGACCTCCTCGGCGGTGAAATCGGGTTCGCCGATGGCCGCGAGGTCGCTGGCGTGCACCAGCGCCAGCAGCGCGGGGATGTCGTCCAGGGTCGGCCGGCGCGTCGTCCAGCCCTCGGGAAACTCGTTCACCGGCGCATCGGACCACGGCGGCGCCGCCGTGCCAACCGGTTTATCTACCTGGCCAGGGCCTGCTGCGACGACTCCAGCAGCCCGATCAGCTCGATCCGCTCGGCGAGATCCAGCTCGGCGTACGCCTGCCCGGCGAGCGCGTCCGCCACCGACTCGGCCCACATCAGCCGCCGCACGATCGGCCCGGCCGCCGGGTACGGCGGCTGCCACCCGAACGCCACGGCCCCCGTCTCCCCCTCGGGCCCCGCGATGATCGCCTGCAGCGGGGTGAGACCACTGGCCCGGACCGCCACCCCCTGCACGCTCAACCGGTGCTCGTGCAGCAGGTGCAGCGCCACCGCGGTCTGCGCGCCCGGCGAGGTGTCCGGCACCGGCATCGCCCGCCACGCGGCGAACAACGGCAGCCCCGCCGCGTCGGCCGCGTCCACCACCCGCCGGCTCAGCGTGAGCAGGCGGCCCAGCCGCGCGAACTCGCCGAGCTCCTCCACCCCCCACCTGCACAGCTCGTGCAGGTGCCAGGTGGCGACCTCGTGCGGCTCGGTCGTCTTGGCGGCCGCCTCCCAGCCGTCGGTCACCGCCTCGGGCGCGATGAAGCCGATCGCCGCTGCCGCGGTCTCCGGCTTGACGTCCCCGAGCGCCCCCGCCCGCGCGGACACGTGGTACGCCCACCCGGACAGTCCGAGCAGCCGCGCGCGGCGCAGCGTACGCGGTGATTCGGCGAACGCACCCACGAGCCCCGCGAGTCCCGGTCTGGCCGTGGCGGCTGCCTGTTCCGGAGTCACGTGCCCGATTGTGCTCCGCGTGACCGGTTCTGGAAAATGGTCGTTCATTCAGGCCCGCGAAGTTCGAGATCCTCGATCGCCGCCTGCGCGTCGCCGACCCGGCGGCGCGCTGCGGCCGTGTCCCGCTCGGCGGAGCGTCGGGCCAGCGTGCGGCCGGAAACCTCAGCCTGGGCCGCAGCGCGCCGCCGGTCCAGCTCGGCCAGCTCCGCCTCGATCCGCTCCAGGGCATGAACTGCGTCACGTTCCGCGGCCGCCGCCCGTTCGAGTGCCGCGTGCGCCTGGCGTTCCGCCGCCTGCGCCGCCGTCAGCTCCCGCGTCAGGTCCCGCCGTCGCTGGGCGTCGGCCGCCGCGGCGGCGCCGTCCTCCACCTCGCCGTCTTCCGGAGCGCTGTCCTCCGCGCTGTCCTCGGGGGCTTCCGGCAGGTCGTCCGCGGTGATCAGCCGCAGGCGCGGGCGGGGAACCTCCCCGAAGCCCGCGTACGTGGCGGCGCGCACCAGCCGCCCCGAGCGCACCTGCGCGGCGATCTCCGGCTCGGACAGGGCCGCGGTCAGCGTCGTCTCCACTTCGGCCAGCGGCAGTTTGGCGCCCGACAGCGCCGGGTCCTGGGCCAGCGCCAGGTCCCGGGCCACCGAAACCAGCGCCGACACCATCCGGCGGCGCTGGGTGGACAGCTCGCGGAGCTGGTCGCCGTGCAGGTCGCGCTGGGCGGAGCGCAGGGCGGCGGACAGCTCGACCAGCTCGTCGACCAGGTCGGGGCGGCGCAACGCCAGCAGGTTCACCAGCCACGCGGCGACGGTCGGCTTGCGCAGCGCCGCGTACCGTTTCGCCGCCTCCCGGTCGCCCGCCTGGCGCGCCGCGGCGACCGCCGCCGTACGGGCCGCGACGAACCCGTCCGGCGGCGCCTCGTAGAGCCGCCGCACGATGTCGGCGGCGTGATCCCCGGGCACGGTCAGCCGACGGTCGTGCCGGGCGGAAGCTGGGCGTACTCGGTGCCGGACAGCCGTTCCAGGTGCCCGTTGCTGATCGTCGCGCCCAGCTCGGTGAGCAGCAGGTCGTGCAGCGCGTACGCCCGGCGGGGCTTGACCGCGCGGGCGAAGTCGATGGCCTCGCTGAGCTTCATCCACGGGGCGTTCAGCGGCACGAACAGGGTCTCCACCGGCTCGTCCGGCACCGTGAACGAGTCGCCCGGGTGGTACACCGTGTCCTGGCCGTCGGCGATGAGGTAGCCCAGGTTCGCGATCCGCGGGATGTCCGGATGGATGACCGCGTGCCTGCCGCCGTACGCGCGCACGGTGAAGCCGGCCGCGTCGAACTCCTGGCCCTCTGCCACGGCCGTGACCGCGTCGGCCAGACCGGACAGCAGCGGCAGCACGTCCGCGTGGGCGTACACCCGTAGGTCCGGTTTGGCGGCGACCGCCGCCGCGAGCGCGTCCACGTCGAGGTGGTCGAAGTGTTCGTGGGTGACCAGGACGGCGTCCGCCCCGGTCAACGCCGTCTTTTCGCTGAACTTGCCCGGGTCGACCACCAGCACCGTGTCGCCGCTGGTGATGCGCAGGCAGGAGTGGGTGAGCTTCGTGACGCGCACGGGATCCCTCCGCAGCCGATTCGTTACTCGTCGAATCGCAGTCTGCCGGAACCGGACCACGCCCGCCGCACGTCCGAGGGTGCAGACCTTGCGGGGATGGAGGAACCATGGGAATGCGACACCTACATAACGCCCGGCTGCTGGGCGCCACGGCCCTGATCGCGACGCTGGCGCTGGCCGGATGCAGCGGTGGCTCGTCGGACAAGTCCGTCTCGACCACGGGCGCGCCCGGGCCCGCGGCGGCCGGGCCTGCTGGCGCACCGGCCGAGCGCCAGGCCGAGGGGGGCGTGACCCAGGCCCAGGACCAAGCCCAAGCCCTAGCCCAGGCCCAGGCCCAGGGCAAGGGGCAGCCGGGCGCCCAGGCACCCAACCTCGCGGTCGACCAGCGGTCGATCATCTACACCGGCTCGATCACCGTACGGGTGAAGAACGTGAACGCCTCGGCCGCGCAGGTGGCCGGGTTCGCTACCGGTTCGGGCGGCTTCGTCGGCGGTGACAACCGCAGCAGCGGTGCCGACGGCAGCGGCGGGGACCACGGCACGCTGACCCTGCGGGTGCCCTCGGGGAAGTTCGGCACCGTGATCGACCAGATCGCCGGGCTGGGCAAGGAGCAGCAGCGCACCACGAACACCGAGGACGTGACCGAGGCGGTCGTCGACCTCGACGCGCGGATCGCCACGCAGCAGGCCAGAGTGGACAGTGGGCGCCGCCTGCTGGCCCAGGCCAAGACGCTGAACGAACTGGTCATGCTGGAGAACGAGGTCAGCACCCGGCAGGCGGACCTGGCGTCGCTGCAGGCCAAGAAGCGCCGCCTAGCCGACCTCACGGCACTGTCCACCATCACCGTGGATCTGCTCGGCCCGGAGGCCGCCGTCGAGGATGAGCCGGATGGTCCGCCCGGATTCCTCGCGGGCCTCAAGGGTGGCTGGAACGCGCTGGTGGCATCGCTTTCCGTGCTGCTCACCGTGCTGGGTGCGCTGCTGCCGTGGCTGCTGGCCCTGGGCATCCCCGCCTACGGACTCTTCTGGCTGATCCGCCGCTACGCCCGTGGGAAGGCCGGGGCGGCAGCGCCGCCCGCCGCGCCGCCCGCCGCGCCGCCCGCAGCGCCGCCCGCAGCGCCGCAGCCGACGGACAGTCCACAGTAGGCCGCCCGGCGCCCGACGACTCCGTCCACGACCCCATCGGGCCGGGGCCGGGGTCAGAAGGCGCCGGTGGCCAGGGCGGCGAGGGCGGTGTGGGCCAGCACGCGTACGCCGTATCCGATGCACCGCTCGTCGACGTCGAAGTCGGCCTGGTGCAGGTCGTGGCGGACCTTGTCGCCCGGGATGCCGGTGCCGAGGCGGATCATCGCGCCCGGGACGTGTTCCAGGTAGAACGAGAAGTCCTCGCCGCCCATGCTCAGTTCGGCCTCGACGACGTGGTCGGCACCCAGGGCCGCCCCGGCCGCACCCGCGATGACGGCGGCGGCCATCCGGTCGTTGATGACCGGCGGCACGCCGCGCTCGTACCGGATGTCGGCCTCGGCGCCGGTGGCGGCGACCACGTCGCGGATCAACTGGGTGATGAGCTCGGGCGCCTCGCGCCAGGCGTCGCGGTTGAGGATGCGGACCGTGCCGCGTACGTGGCCCTCGTCGGGGATGGCGTTGAACGCCTCCCCGGCGTGCACCGCCCCCCACACCATGGACACCCCGGCGCGGGGGTCGACCCGGCGGCCGAGCAGCGACGGCACGTCGACGATGACCCGGCCCAGCGCGTGCACCAGGTCGGCGGTCAGGTGCGGGCGGGCGGTGTGGCCGCCCGGCCCGGTCAGGGTGACGGTGACCGTGTCGGCCGCCGCGGTGAACGGGCCGGAGCGCACCCCCACCAGTCCGGCGGGTAGCTGCGGGTAGCAGTGCAGCGCGTAGATGGCCGCGACGTCCTTGAGCCCGCCCGCGGCGATCACCTCGGGCGCGCCCGAGGGGACCGACTCCTCGGCGGGCTGGAACAGCAGCCGGATCCGGCCGGGCAGTTCGCCCTGCTCCTCCAACTTGGCCAGCGCCAGCCCGAGGCCGAGCAGGACGGTGGTGTGCACATCGTGGCCGCAGGCATGCGCCACGTTCGCGACCGTGGACCGGTACGGCACGTCCTTGACGTCGTGCAGCGGCAGCGCGTCCAGGTCGGCGCGGAAGGCGATGACCCGGTCGCCGCTGCCGATGTCGCAGATGACCCCGTTGCCCTTGGGCAGCAGGCGCGGGGAGAGCCCGGCGACGGCCAGCTCGCGGGCCACCAGGGCGGCCGTCTCGAATTCGGCGTGCGACGGCTCGGGGTGGGCGTGGATGTGCCGGCGGATCGCCACCAGCTCCGCACCGCGGGCGGCCAGCCAGCGGTCGAGCTGCCCGGGAAGGGGGTCGGCGCCCGGCGGCGGGGACGGCCAGGCGGGCGACATCGGCTCCGTGGGCGTCGTGGTGCCCCCGGGCACCGTGAGCGCACTCGTCATGTCGGATTCTCTATCGCTCTCGAGGTTTGGTCGGGTTTCCGCAACGTGCGACAGCCTAGACCGATTGTGGTGACGCTGTGCAACGTCATTCCCGTGGTGACCGGAACGCGTACCGTCACGAAAGCCCTGATAAGAGCGGTGTCTATCAACGCAGCCATCGACCCACCACCTCCTACAACGGGTAACGTCTCGCGGAGGTGACGCGGTTCAAATCTCGACCCAGCGTGACCCGATCATGTTTCCGGTTGGCACACCAGGAGTCCGATTCGGCGCTCGGCGTCAGAAGCGCTCAACCGGGTGGTACGTCCCCCACACCCCCCGCAGCGTGTGGCAGACCTCCCCCACGGTGGCACGCAGGCGCAAGGCCTCCCGCATGGGCCGCAGCACGTTGTCCGTCCCGCCGGCGGCCTTCTGCAGGTCGGCCAGCGCCGCCTCCACGGCGGCGGTGTCGCGCTGGGCGCGCAGCTCGGCCAGCCGCGCCACCTGGCCCGCCTCGATGGCCGGGTCGACGCGCAGCGGCTCGTAATGCTCCTCCTCGTCGAGGGTGAACCGGTTGACGCCGACCACCACCCGCTCGCCGGAGTCGATCTCGTTGGCGATCCGGTACGCGGACGTCTCGATCTCGCGCTTCTGGAAGCCCTGTTCGATCGCCTCCACCGCCGAGCCGTGCGCGAAGACCCGCTCCATCAGCGTCGTCGCGGCGGCCTCGACCTCGTCGGTGAGCGCCTCGATGGCGTACGAGCCGGCGAACGGGTCCACCGTGCCGGTCAGCCCGCTCTCGTACGCGAGCACCTGCTGGGTACGCAGCGCCAGCCGGGCCGCCTTCTCCGTGGGCAGGGCGATCGCCTCGTCATACCCGTTGGTGTGCAGCGACTGGGTGCCGCCCGCGACCGCGCCGAGCGCCTGGATCGCCACCCGGACCAGGTTGACCTCGGGCTGCTGGGCGGTGAGCTGCACCCCGGCGGTCTGGGTGTGGAAGCGCAGCATGAGCGACTTGGGGTCCTTCGCTCCGAACTCGTCCCGCATGATCCGCGCCCACATGCGCCGGGCGGCCCGGAACTTCGCGATCTCCTCCAGCAGCGTGGTGCGGGCGACGAAGAAGAACGACAGGCGCGGGGCGAAGTCGTCCACGGCGAGCCCGGCGGCCATCGCGGCGCGTACGTATTCCACGCCGTTGGCCAGGGTGAACGCGATCTCCTGCGCGGGCGACGCACCCGCCTCGGCCATGTGGTAGCCGGAGATGGAGATGGTGTTCCACTTCGGAATCTCGGCCCGGCAGTACGCGAACGTGTCCGCCACCAGCCGCAGCGACGGCTTGGGCGGGAAGATGTACGTGCCGCGGGCGATGTACTCCTTGAGGATGTCGTTCTGGATCGTGCCCTGCAGCGCCGTGCCGGGCACGCCCTGCTCCTCGGCGACCAGTTGGTAGAGCAGCAGCAGCACCGAGCCGGGCGCGTTGATCGTCATCGACGTCGAGACCTTGCCCAGCGGGATGTCGTGGAACAGTCGCCGCATGTCGTCGATCGAGTCGATGGCCACCCCGACCTTGCCCACCTCGCCGTGCGCGATCGGCTCGTCCGAGTCGTAGCCCATCTGGGTGGGCAGGTCGAACGCCACGGACAGGCCCATCGTGCCCGCGGCCAGCAGCTGGTGGTAGCGGGCGTTGGACTCCGCGGCGGTGCCGAAACCGGCGTACTGCCGCATGGTCCAGGGGCGCGAGGTGTACATCGTCGGATACACCCCGCGGGTATACGGATAGCGCCCGGGCTCGCCGATCCGCGCCTCGGTCCCCGGCGGCACGTCCTCGCGGTCGTAGACCGGCTTGATCTCGAACCCGGATTCTGCGTTCACAACCGGGATCCTAAGACTTCGTTCAGGGGACGGGGGCGTGGTCTCGGCCCACCTGTGGACAAACCCACGGACGGACGGCGCTCAGGTCGCTACCAGGAGTCAAGTTCCTCGGAACACGGGCCCAGCGACTTTCACAAAGGGGGTGGGAACCGGCAAGATAGCGTCGTTGGTCCCCGGCCCCTACATCCCCTCGGTGGCAATCTCAGTGACTCAGATTCCGACGTGGAGCGGTGGTGACACCACTCCGACCAGCGGACGCGCGGCGCCGGGCACGCTCATCGGCGGGCGCTACACCCTGCGCGCCGCGGTCGGTCACGGCGGCATGGGTACGGTCTGGCGCGCCGCCGACACGCTGTTGCGCCGCGACGTGGCCATCAAGGAGGTCGTCCTCCCGCCGGGCCTGGCTCCGAGCGATCGGGACTCGATGTTCGAGCGGACCATGCGCGAGGCCCGCGCCGCCGCCGCGCTGCAGCACCCGGCGGTCGTCCAGGTGTACGACGTCGTGCACGAGAACGACCGCCCGTGGATCGTCATGGAGCTGCTGGACGCCCGCAGCCTGGCGGACATGGTCATCGAGGACGGCCCCGTGGCGCCACGCGTGGTCGCCAAGATCGGCATCGCGCTGCTCGGGGCGCTGGAGGTGGCCCACGCGCACGGCGTGCTGCACCGCGACGTGAAGCCCGCCAACGTGCTGATCTGCTCCGACGGACGCTGTGTGCTCACCGACTTCGGCGTCGCCCGGATGCCCACCGACGTGCAGCTCACCACGCCCGGCATGGTGCTGGGCTCGCCGCACTTCATCTCGCCCGAGCGCGCCATGGGCCAGGACTTCGGCCCGCCCAGCGACCTGTTCTCGCTCGGCGTGACGCTGTACACCGCGGTCGAGGGACGCCCGCCGTTCGACAAGGGCGACCCCATCGAGACCATGCACGCCGTGGTCGAGGACCCGCCCGCCCCGACCCAGCGCGCCGGTTCCCTCGCTCCGGTGCTGATGGGCCTGCTGGAGAAGGACCCGGCGCGGCGTTTCGACGTGCAGACCGCCCGGACGATGCTGCGCCAGCAG
Protein-coding regions in this window:
- a CDS encoding gamma-glutamylcyclotransferase, with the translated sequence MRHYAAYGSNLDPARMRAYCPHSPMVGVGWIEGWRLTFAGEGDMGWEGAVTTIVESPGDRVFVALYDVHQWDAAQLDEVEGVTAGAYQKVTLRVSTLEGDVSAWVYVFAGYEGGMPTAWYLSEIANAAEKAGAPDDYVADLRSRPTRTASPDA
- a CDS encoding GNAT family N-acetyltransferase: MNEFPEGWTTRRPTLDDIPALLALVHASDLAAIGEPDFTAEEVREALTAPHTDMARDCWVALDAAGQLVGWAYPHNNTGGERDFVEVYVWPDRGEPALRPLLELMLGRVAERARDFGYDPMTVRAGAIATEKAWVATLEAAGFTFLKRNARMTIALDGTERVVPEPPAGVTVRPVRPDDDAEMRRFHATIEEAFGDTDHPATDYETWRAQVTAASSVAYDEWFVGEVDGQWAGVLQSSDQGAEDNGGWVKNLAVLGPYRRRGVGAALLRRAFAVYGAKGRVEAGLGVDLANPTQAARLYYAVGMRPLYEADVYQRTVAAA
- a CDS encoding SCO6745 family protein; this encodes MTPEQAAATARPGLAGLVGAFAESPRTLRRARLLGLSGWAYHVSARAGALGDVKPETAAAAIGFIAPEAVTDGWEAAAKTTEPHEVATWHLHELCRWGVEELGEFARLGRLLTLSRRVVDAADAAGLPLFAAWRAMPVPDTSPGAQTAVALHLLHEHRLSVQGVAVRASGLTPLQAIIAGPEGETGAVAFGWQPPYPAAGPIVRRLMWAESVADALAGQAYAELDLAERIELIGLLESSQQALAR
- a CDS encoding MBL fold metallo-hydrolase; this encodes MRVTKLTHSCLRITSGDTVLVVDPGKFSEKTALTGADAVLVTHEHFDHLDVDALAAAVAAKPDLRVYAHADVLPLLSGLADAVTAVAEGQEFDAAGFTVRAYGGRHAVIHPDIPRIANLGYLIADGQDTVYHPGDSFTVPDEPVETLFVPLNAPWMKLSEAIDFARAVKPRRAYALHDLLLTELGATISNGHLERLSGTEYAQLPPGTTVG
- a CDS encoding DUF4349 domain-containing protein, with the translated sequence MGMRHLHNARLLGATALIATLALAGCSGGSSDKSVSTTGAPGPAAAGPAGAPAERQAEGGVTQAQDQAQALAQAQAQGKGQPGAQAPNLAVDQRSIIYTGSITVRVKNVNASAAQVAGFATGSGGFVGGDNRSSGADGSGGDHGTLTLRVPSGKFGTVIDQIAGLGKEQQRTTNTEDVTEAVVDLDARIATQQARVDSGRRLLAQAKTLNELVMLENEVSTRQADLASLQAKKRRLADLTALSTITVDLLGPEAAVEDEPDGPPGFLAGLKGGWNALVASLSVLLTVLGALLPWLLALGIPAYGLFWLIRRYARGKAGAAAPPAAPPAAPPAAPPAAPQPTDSPQ
- a CDS encoding amidohydrolase; amino-acid sequence: MTSALTVPGGTTTPTEPMSPAWPSPPPGADPLPGQLDRWLAARGAELVAIRRHIHAHPEPSHAEFETAALVARELAVAGLSPRLLPKGNGVICDIGSGDRVIAFRADLDALPLHDVKDVPYRSTVANVAHACGHDVHTTVLLGLGLALAKLEEQGELPGRIRLLFQPAEESVPSGAPEVIAAGGLKDVAAIYALHCYPQLPAGLVGVRSGPFTAAADTVTVTLTGPGGHTARPHLTADLVHALGRVIVDVPSLLGRRVDPRAGVSMVWGAVHAGEAFNAIPDEGHVRGTVRILNRDAWREAPELITQLIRDVVAATGAEADIRYERGVPPVINDRMAAAVIAGAAGAALGADHVVEAELSMGGEDFSFYLEHVPGAMIRLGTGIPGDKVRHDLHQADFDVDERCIGYGVRVLAHTALAALATGAF
- a CDS encoding acyl-CoA mutase large subunit family protein, giving the protein MNAESGFEIKPVYDREDVPPGTEARIGEPGRYPYTRGVYPTMYTSRPWTMRQYAGFGTAAESNARYHQLLAAGTMGLSVAFDLPTQMGYDSDEPIAHGEVGKVGVAIDSIDDMRRLFHDIPLGKVSTSMTINAPGSVLLLLYQLVAEEQGVPGTALQGTIQNDILKEYIARGTYIFPPKPSLRLVADTFAYCRAEIPKWNTISISGYHMAEAGASPAQEIAFTLANGVEYVRAAMAAGLAVDDFAPRLSFFFVARTTLLEEIAKFRAARRMWARIMRDEFGAKDPKSLMLRFHTQTAGVQLTAQQPEVNLVRVAIQALGAVAGGTQSLHTNGYDEAIALPTEKAARLALRTQQVLAYESGLTGTVDPFAGSYAIEALTDEVEAAATTLMERVFAHGSAVEAIEQGFQKREIETSAYRIANEIDSGERVVVGVNRFTLDEEEHYEPLRVDPAIEAGQVARLAELRAQRDTAAVEAALADLQKAAGGTDNVLRPMREALRLRATVGEVCHTLRGVWGTYHPVERF